The following are encoded together in the Oceanobacillus zhaokaii genome:
- a CDS encoding tetratricopeptide repeat protein produces MDTIMEAVQLFENNEAEKALKLLRQHIEIASDDEKFTIAQLYLQLGFLQEARDLLTELLEIYPDESELKLTISEVFIELEDDESAINLLVGIKEEDELYVQALLQLADLYQSQGLFEVAEQKLLIAKQLEPNEEIIDFALAELYFSIGEYKKAILYYEKVDTKEIVAVSIDDRLGEAYAAAGEYEKALSYYKEHENEDPERLFRYGITAYQAERTDIAIKAWEHVIDLDPYYHTVYYQLARAYEEEGRPEEGYAISKRGIQIDEFNKELLLQAATFAHQFGEDKQSEEFARNAVALDTDYKEAVLFLIELFKKQMNYHAIIDLLLEIKKSDADDPLYEWELARAYNEIDSYDHALNHYKEAYNTLSQDSDFVKEYGYFLTEEGRIGEAIPIFESYLLLQPLDGEVEEFANRLKLSRNDDSPYA; encoded by the coding sequence ATGGATACCATTATGGAAGCTGTACAATTATTTGAAAATAATGAAGCTGAAAAAGCATTGAAGCTTTTAAGACAACATATTGAAATTGCATCTGATGATGAAAAATTTACGATTGCACAGCTATATTTGCAATTGGGATTTTTACAAGAAGCAAGAGATTTATTAACAGAGCTATTAGAAATATATCCGGATGAAAGTGAGCTGAAGCTTACAATTTCGGAGGTTTTTATTGAACTAGAAGATGATGAATCGGCGATAAATCTATTAGTGGGAATTAAAGAAGAGGATGAATTATATGTTCAAGCATTACTTCAATTAGCTGATTTATATCAATCACAAGGATTATTTGAAGTAGCTGAACAAAAATTGCTTATCGCAAAACAGCTGGAACCAAATGAAGAAATCATTGATTTTGCACTTGCTGAGTTATACTTCTCAATTGGAGAGTATAAGAAAGCTATTTTATATTATGAAAAGGTTGATACGAAAGAAATTGTTGCTGTTTCAATAGATGACCGATTAGGTGAAGCATATGCAGCTGCGGGGGAATACGAAAAGGCATTAAGCTATTATAAAGAACATGAAAACGAGGATCCTGAACGTCTATTTAGATATGGTATTACAGCATATCAAGCGGAACGAACGGATATTGCGATAAAAGCCTGGGAGCATGTAATCGACCTCGATCCGTATTATCATACTGTTTATTATCAGCTGGCAAGAGCATATGAGGAAGAAGGAAGACCAGAGGAAGGTTATGCTATCTCAAAAAGAGGAATTCAGATAGACGAGTTCAATAAAGAATTACTTTTACAGGCTGCAACATTTGCACATCAATTTGGTGAGGATAAACAAAGTGAAGAATTTGCGCGAAATGCTGTCGCACTTGACACTGATTATAAAGAAGCAGTGCTGTTTTTAATTGAACTATTCAAAAAACAAATGAATTATCATGCAATTATCGATCTATTGTTAGAAATTAAAAAGTCAGATGCAGATGATCCACTATATGAATGGGAATTAGCGAGAGCATATAATGAAATTGATTCCTATGACCATGCATTAAATCATTATAAAGAAGCATATAATACTCTAAGCCAGGATAGTGACTTCGTGAAGGAATATGGATACTTTCTAACAGAAGAAGGGAGGATAGGAGAAGCGATTCCGATTTTTGAATCTTATTTACTATTACAACCTTTAGATGGGGAAGTCGAGGAATTTGCAAATCGATTAAAATTATCAAGAAATGATGATTCTCCATATGCTTAA
- a CDS encoding zinc metallopeptidase, translated as MFGSLGGYLIYIAILMIIPIWAQSRVKSTYKKYSKKATSSQMNGAEVARKILDDNGLYDVYIEETRGLLSDHYDPRKKVVRLSSDIYHGRSMASSAVAAHEVGHAIQDEQGYAFLRFRTALVPVANIGSNLSFVFILAGLFFGMTEMFLLGIIFMAAAVLFQLVTLPVEFDASNRAMGQLVSSGVIRNNEERETKKVLNAAAMTYVAAALTALAELVRFILMFVASNDD; from the coding sequence ATGTTTGGTAGTTTAGGCGGCTATTTGATTTATATTGCGATTTTAATGATCATTCCAATTTGGGCGCAATCAAGAGTAAAAAGCACATATAAAAAGTACTCTAAAAAAGCAACCTCATCACAAATGAATGGTGCTGAAGTAGCACGAAAGATTCTTGATGATAATGGCTTATATGATGTATATATTGAAGAAACAAGAGGGTTGTTATCAGACCATTATGATCCAAGAAAGAAAGTTGTTCGACTCTCGAGTGACATATACCATGGTCGTTCAATGGCTTCCTCAGCAGTTGCTGCGCACGAAGTAGGGCATGCAATCCAAGATGAACAAGGTTATGCTTTCTTACGATTTCGGACTGCATTAGTACCAGTTGCAAATATTGGTTCAAACCTTTCATTTGTCTTTATCTTAGCCGGTCTCTTTTTCGGAATGACAGAAATGTTTCTATTAGGAATCATCTTTATGGCTGCTGCAGTATTATTCCAGCTAGTAACACTGCCAGTTGAGTTTGATGCCTCTAATAGAGCGATGGGGCAATTGGTTTCTTCTGGGGTTATTCGAAATAACGAAGAACGCGAAACAAAAAAGGTACTGAATGCTGCAGCAATGACATATGTAGCAGCTGCATTAACAGCTTTAGCAGAACTTGTTCGTTTTATCTTAATGTTTGTTGCATCAAATGATGATTAA
- the dapB gene encoding 4-hydroxy-tetrahydrodipicolinate reductase → MTINIIVAGPRGKMGSEAINMIEKEDAFRLVACIDRKNGGKTLQDIESLPALNIPIFDDVEACFEKIEADILIDLTVPEVGYVHTLAAIKHNIRPVVGTSGFTSEQISELTALAEEKKLGAIIAPNFAIGAVLMMKFSQMAAKYFPDIEIIEKHHDNKLDAPSGTAIKTAELIRESRNRKQQGHPDEKETINGARGAEFDGMRIHSVRLPGLVAHQEVIFGSDGQLLTIKHDSFNRGSFMEGIKFSVEKVMELDKLVYGLENIL, encoded by the coding sequence ATGACAATAAACATTATAGTAGCTGGCCCTCGTGGTAAAATGGGTTCAGAAGCAATTAACATGATTGAAAAGGAAGACGCATTTCGGTTAGTTGCATGTATTGATAGAAAAAATGGTGGAAAAACATTACAGGATATTGAAAGTCTGCCCGCATTAAATATTCCAATATTCGATGATGTTGAAGCTTGTTTCGAGAAAATAGAAGCAGATATATTGATTGATTTAACAGTACCAGAAGTGGGATATGTACATACATTAGCAGCTATTAAGCATAATATCCGTCCTGTAGTCGGCACTTCCGGCTTTACATCTGAGCAAATCAGTGAGTTAACTGCTTTAGCTGAAGAGAAGAAGCTTGGTGCGATTATTGCTCCAAATTTTGCGATTGGGGCTGTTCTGATGATGAAATTTTCGCAAATGGCTGCAAAATACTTCCCTGACATTGAAATCATTGAAAAGCATCATGATAATAAATTAGATGCACCATCAGGGACGGCAATAAAAACAGCAGAACTTATAAGAGAATCTAGAAATAGAAAACAGCAAGGACATCCTGACGAAAAAGAAACAATTAATGGAGCAAGAGGGGCAGAATTCGACGGAATGAGAATCCATAGTGTTCGTCTTCCAGGACTTGTAGCCCATCAAGAGGTTATCTTTGGTAGTGACGGTCAACTCTTAACAATCAAACATGATTCATTTAACCGTGGTTCCTTTATGGAAGGGATCAAATTTTCCGTTGAAAAGGTGATGGAGCTAGATAAATTAGTATATGGATTAGAAAATATTTTATAG
- a CDS encoding ReoY family proteolytic degradation factor, which produces MNTPNSINDKKGFIQWFLNHYQLKKRESVWILNYLVNHKEILTNVHFVQDVKFTPRGIVMTAHCSDEVPFRFYKNQLVTTDAEKSFHDIRLNQQEDLYIQLNFKNANQNAYYASIMEENPFIPDDYFITKRERDIAKQILDKTVFDYKRKILLKEIDQALDEMDQEKFITPV; this is translated from the coding sequence ATGAATACTCCTAATTCTATTAATGATAAAAAAGGCTTTATTCAGTGGTTTTTAAATCATTATCAGTTAAAGAAACGAGAAAGCGTCTGGATTTTAAATTATTTAGTAAATCATAAGGAAATATTAACTAATGTACATTTTGTACAGGATGTGAAATTTACTCCCAGGGGTATCGTGATGACAGCCCATTGTTCTGATGAAGTGCCCTTTCGCTTCTATAAGAATCAATTAGTGACCACGGACGCCGAGAAATCCTTTCATGATATTCGCTTAAATCAGCAAGAAGATTTATATATTCAGCTAAATTTCAAAAATGCGAATCAAAATGCTTACTATGCGTCTATTATGGAGGAAAATCCCTTTATACCTGATGACTATTTTATTACAAAGAGGGAAAGAGATATTGCGAAACAAATATTAGACAAAACCGTTTTTGATTATAAGCGAAAAATACTTTTAAAAGAAATCGATCAGGCATTAGATGAAATGGATCAAGAGAAATTTATCACCCCTGTCTAA
- a CDS encoding YpiF family protein, with protein MRWRSSDLNQYENAKQYVDTIIIPCMPFHMDANSEKLAFQNELLTIFASEIEKVLAGRVMLMPTYSYLKSAEKEAEIRRINAWITDIKKQPFTSIFLLTLDAAWKKNEQALDGHLLWLPSVQSGNLQSNEMKAVIRDQVNQIIELIRSYW; from the coding sequence ATGAGGTGGAGAAGTTCAGATTTAAATCAGTATGAAAATGCAAAGCAATACGTAGATACGATTATTATTCCCTGCATGCCATTTCACATGGATGCCAATTCAGAGAAACTAGCATTTCAAAATGAACTTCTAACTATATTTGCTAGTGAGATAGAGAAGGTGCTTGCAGGCAGAGTAATGCTAATGCCTACATATTCTTATTTAAAATCAGCAGAAAAAGAAGCGGAAATAAGGCGAATTAATGCTTGGATTACAGACATAAAAAAGCAGCCCTTTACCAGCATTTTTCTACTAACATTAGATGCAGCTTGGAAAAAGAATGAACAGGCACTAGATGGACACTTGCTTTGGTTACCATCTGTCCAATCAGGTAATCTTCAATCAAATGAAATGAAAGCAGTAATTCGTGATCAAGTTAATCAAATCATAGAATTAATTCGTTCCTATTGGTAG
- the qcrB gene encoding menaquinol-cytochrome c reductase cytochrome b subunit codes for MLQKIYDWIDERIDITPIWRDIADHEVPEHVNPAHNFSAFVYCFGGLTFFVVVIQILSGMFLTMYYVPDIENAWKSVYYLQSEVAHGQIVRGMHHWGASVVIVMLLLHTLRVFFQGAYKKPRELNWIVGVLIFFVMLGLGFTGYLLPWDNKAYFATQVGLEIAEQVPFIGTELKTLLAGDATIVGAQTLTRFFAIHVFFLPAALFALLAVHFILIRRQGISGPL; via the coding sequence ATGTTACAGAAAATTTATGACTGGATTGATGAACGAATAGATATTACGCCGATTTGGCGTGATATTGCGGACCATGAAGTACCCGAACATGTTAATCCAGCCCACAATTTTTCTGCATTTGTCTATTGTTTTGGCGGTTTAACATTTTTCGTCGTAGTAATACAAATTCTTTCTGGAATGTTCTTGACAATGTATTATGTTCCAGATATTGAGAATGCATGGAAATCTGTTTATTACTTACAATCAGAAGTTGCCCACGGGCAAATTGTTAGGGGCATGCATCACTGGGGAGCTAGTGTTGTTATCGTTATGTTATTATTACATACTTTACGCGTATTTTTCCAAGGGGCATATAAGAAACCACGTGAACTTAACTGGATTGTTGGGGTATTAATTTTCTTTGTAATGCTTGGTTTAGGCTTTACAGGTTATTTATTGCCTTGGGATAATAAAGCCTATTTCGCAACACAGGTTGGTCTGGAAATTGCTGAACAGGTTCCATTTATCGGTACCGAGCTTAAGACTCTTTTAGCTGGTGATGCAACAATTGTTGGGGCACAGACGTTAACAAGATTCTTTGCTATTCATGTATTTTTCTTACCAGCTGCTTTATTTGCACTACTCGCAGTACATTTTATTCTAATTCGTAGACAAGGTATTTCTGGACCACTATAA
- a CDS encoding menaquinol-cytochrome c reductase cytochrome b/c subunit has translation MHRGKGMKFVGDSRIKAEKTSQIPKDYSEYPGRTEAFWPNFLLKEWLVGAVFLVGFLILTLAHPSPLEGMADPTDAAYIPLPDWYFLFLYELLKYKYASGDFILFGILVLPGLAFGALLLAPFLDNGPGRRPHQRPIAVGMMLLGLVSVIWLTYTSASHVNWQERAEANKPIPESSVVVDTEHEGFAAYEASCMTCHGAELEGSAAAPTLVGTEHSAEEIATIAKEGIGAMPAGIFTGSDEELEQLADFIITVNESAE, from the coding sequence ATGCATAGAGGAAAAGGTATGAAATTTGTTGGGGATTCTCGGATCAAAGCTGAGAAAACATCACAAATACCAAAAGACTATTCCGAATATCCTGGTAGAACAGAAGCGTTTTGGCCCAACTTTTTATTAAAAGAATGGTTAGTAGGTGCTGTGTTTTTAGTTGGATTCCTTATTTTAACATTAGCACATCCTTCTCCATTAGAGGGAATGGCTGATCCTACAGATGCAGCCTATATACCATTGCCAGATTGGTACTTCTTGTTCTTATATGAACTTTTAAAATACAAATATGCCAGTGGTGATTTTATTTTATTCGGTATTCTTGTACTTCCTGGACTAGCATTTGGAGCACTACTCTTGGCACCATTTTTAGACAATGGTCCTGGAAGAAGACCACATCAACGTCCAATTGCAGTAGGTATGATGTTACTAGGATTAGTATCTGTAATCTGGTTAACATACACTTCTGCGTCACATGTTAATTGGCAAGAGCGAGCAGAAGCAAACAAACCGATTCCCGAGAGCTCCGTTGTTGTTGACACAGAGCATGAAGGTTTCGCTGCTTATGAGGCAAGCTGTATGACATGTCATGGTGCAGAGTTAGAAGGTTCTGCAGCAGCGCCAACTCTAGTTGGAACCGAACATTCTGCCGAGGAAATTGCAACAATCGCTAAAGAAGGTATTGGTGCAATGCCAGCAGGAATTTTTACAGGTTCTGATGAGGAACTAGAGCAATTAGCAGATTTCATTATTACAGTAAACGAATCTGCCGAGTAA
- a CDS encoding sporulation protein YpjB, translated as MVKRRRLYLLLPLVILIVIMAINAIPVYANPQQTVAVSENNSEWATFIYSSLIIAGLIISTLSYVSWRKYKGKRKREQNNDKMVD; from the coding sequence TTGGTAAAAAGAAGAAGGCTTTATCTTTTATTACCACTCGTCATTCTCATAGTGATAATGGCAATAAATGCCATTCCAGTATATGCAAACCCGCAACAAACGGTTGCTGTATCCGAAAACAACTCAGAGTGGGCAACATTTATTTACTCGTCATTAATCATTGCTGGACTAATAATTAGTACATTATCGTATGTAAGTTGGAGAAAATATAAAGGGAAACGCAAAAGAGAGCAAAACAACGACAAAATGGTTGACTAA
- a CDS encoding DUF1405 domain-containing protein, producing MIRYILLDKRFLLCLFIINLFGTIYGYMWYWGQLAITPDIFLPFVPDSPTASLFFTIFLLFFIFDKHVPYIEALAVTTLFKYGIWAVVMNLLTLIIEGSLSWQGYMLMASHAGMAIQGLLYAPFYKIKLRHIAIAAIWVLHDVVIDYVFGMMPNYSVLSNFMGEIGYFTFWLSILSILIAHFLTVRNKAQN from the coding sequence ATGATACGATACATACTTCTTGATAAACGCTTCTTACTTTGCTTATTTATCATTAATTTATTTGGAACAATTTATGGATATATGTGGTATTGGGGACAATTAGCAATTACTCCGGATATCTTCTTGCCATTTGTTCCTGATAGTCCAACCGCTAGTCTTTTTTTTACTATCTTTCTTCTATTCTTTATATTTGATAAACATGTTCCATATATTGAGGCACTGGCAGTCACTACATTATTTAAATACGGAATATGGGCTGTAGTAATGAATCTGCTAACCTTAATTATTGAGGGGTCACTTAGCTGGCAAGGTTATATGTTAATGGCTTCGCATGCGGGAATGGCGATTCAAGGCTTACTCTATGCCCCGTTTTACAAAATTAAACTTAGGCATATTGCAATTGCAGCAATTTGGGTATTACATGATGTCGTGATCGATTATGTATTTGGTATGATGCCCAACTATTCCGTGCTTTCAAACTTTATGGGAGAAATTGGATACTTTACATTTTGGTTAAGTATTTTATCAATATTAATTGCCCACTTCCTTACCGTTAGAAACAAAGCACAGAATTAG
- a CDS encoding YitT family protein, producing the protein MLFGLKLKNILFILLGSAIFSFGIVHFNMQHNLSEGGFTGITLLFYFLWGWDPAVMNIVLNIPVFFIGWKFLGRSTFLYTIIGTVAVSVFLSIFQKYQFPINLQNDMTLVALFAGVFIGVGLGIIFRFGGTTGGVDIIARIVNKYAGWSMGRTMFLFDLIVITTSIFVILELNQGMYTLVAVYIGARVIDFLQEGAYSAKGTMIISNRSDELAKTILTKMDRGVTVLDGRGSYSGEKREVLYCIVARNEIVHLKSIINQIDPHAFVAVTTVHDVLGEGFTLDENKKPIRE; encoded by the coding sequence ATGCTTTTTGGATTAAAACTTAAAAATATTTTATTTATTCTCTTAGGTTCGGCTATCTTTTCCTTTGGTATTGTTCACTTTAATATGCAGCACAACTTAAGTGAAGGAGGATTTACTGGGATAACATTATTATTTTATTTCTTATGGGGCTGGGATCCAGCAGTCATGAATATTGTATTGAATATCCCTGTATTTTTCATTGGCTGGAAATTTCTTGGAAGGTCTACATTTCTATACACAATAATTGGAACTGTCGCCGTATCAGTTTTCTTGAGTATATTTCAAAAATATCAATTTCCGATTAACTTGCAAAATGATATGACACTTGTAGCTCTTTTTGCCGGTGTATTTATCGGAGTTGGTCTAGGAATTATCTTCAGATTTGGCGGAACAACTGGTGGAGTAGATATCATAGCAAGAATCGTTAATAAATATGCTGGCTGGAGTATGGGAAGAACAATGTTCCTCTTTGACCTTATTGTTATTACTACTTCCATCTTCGTTATTTTGGAGTTAAATCAAGGGATGTATACGCTAGTCGCAGTATACATAGGAGCTAGAGTCATTGATTTTCTTCAAGAAGGGGCCTATTCAGCAAAGGGTACGATGATTATATCCAATCGAAGTGATGAATTGGCTAAAACAATTCTAACTAAAATGGATAGAGGTGTTACGGTTTTAGATGGACGTGGGAGCTATTCTGGAGAAAAACGAGAGGTACTTTATTGTATTGTTGCTCGAAATGAAATTGTCCATCTGAAAAGTATCATTAATCAAATTGACCCACATGCATTTGTTGCTGTTACAACTGTACATGATGTACTTGGGGAAGGATTTACATTGGATGAGAATAAAAAGCCGATAAGAGAATAA
- a CDS encoding nucleotide pyrophosphohydrolase — protein sequence MIIDKPLYNTVDIQKRVDDYISQFKEGYFSPLSLMARMTEEIGELAREVNHYYGEKPKKSTEVEKTVEEELGDIIFVLTCFANSLDIDLSQAFNLAMTKFETRDKDRWTRKEDS from the coding sequence ATTATCATCGATAAACCATTATATAATACTGTAGATATTCAAAAACGGGTTGATGATTATATTTCGCAATTTAAAGAAGGTTATTTCTCGCCATTAAGCTTAATGGCTAGAATGACGGAGGAAATTGGCGAGCTTGCTCGAGAAGTAAATCACTATTATGGCGAGAAACCAAAGAAATCAACCGAAGTTGAGAAAACGGTGGAGGAGGAGCTTGGGGATATTATTTTTGTCCTTACATGCTTTGCAAACTCACTGGATATTGATCTTTCACAGGCATTTAACCTAGCAATGACAAAGTTTGAAACGAGAGATAAGGATCGTTGGACACGTAAAGAAGATTCTTAA
- a CDS encoding ubiquinol-cytochrome c reductase iron-sulfur subunit — protein sequence MSKEKQQVSRRQFLNYSLMGVGGFMAAGLLVSPIRMAIDPVLKKSDSGDYANVGLSVDDITTEPQRVDWTIEQVDGWYESEPSKTAWVYKDDDGEIVALSPICTHLGCVVSWEGSEQYPEQFYCPCHDGRYEKDGTNIPGTPPLAPLAVYEQKVENGILFLGNAIDRKGA from the coding sequence ATGAGCAAAGAGAAACAACAAGTTTCCCGTAGACAGTTTCTAAATTATTCACTTATGGGTGTTGGGGGATTTATGGCAGCTGGATTACTTGTTTCTCCAATTCGCATGGCGATTGATCCAGTTCTAAAGAAATCAGATTCTGGTGATTATGCAAATGTCGGCTTATCTGTTGACGATATTACGACAGAGCCACAACGTGTTGATTGGACGATTGAGCAAGTAGACGGATGGTATGAATCTGAACCAAGTAAAACAGCATGGGTATATAAGGATGATGATGGTGAAATTGTAGCATTATCACCAATCTGTACACATCTGGGCTGTGTTGTATCATGGGAAGGGAGCGAGCAATACCCTGAGCAATTTTACTGTCCGTGTCATGATGGGCGCTATGAAAAGGACGGAACGAACATACCTGGTACACCTCCATTAGCTCCGTTAGCTGTTTATGAACAAAAAGTGGAAAATGGGATATTGTTTTTAGGTAATGCGATTGATAGAAAGGGGGCGTAA